Proteins co-encoded in one Sporichthyaceae bacterium genomic window:
- a CDS encoding ammonium transporter has translation MPQINAADTAWLLAATTLVMLMVPGLAIFYGGMVRARSVLNTMMMTFVTLGIVTLVWVLWGYSLAFGKDHGHGLIGGFHEVGLKNTMDQVYGTVPTPVFAMFQLMFALVTCALVSGSIVDRAKFSTWCVFTVIWTTVVYAPMAHWVFFSDGGNGGWIIDRLHVYDFAGGTAVEINSGASGLALALILGPRLGWKKDPMRPHNLPLVMLGAGLLWFGWFGFNAGSALGANAQAGLALVNTQIAGALGIMGWLAVERLRDGTFTSFGAASGAVAGLVAITPSCGSITPVGALAVGAIAGAVCSFAVTVKYRAGYDDSLDVAGVHMIGGIVGLLMIGLVCSAQATGILTPDKGDGVDGLLYGGGLEQLGRQSVAVVAALAYSFTVTLLIGWALHKIMGFRIERDHEISGVDLALHAETAYELTPAGASTGRMTVSSLGSDG, from the coding sequence ATGCCTCAGATCAACGCTGCCGACACCGCCTGGCTGTTGGCCGCCACCACCCTGGTGATGTTGATGGTCCCCGGACTGGCGATCTTCTACGGGGGCATGGTCCGGGCCCGCAGTGTGCTCAACACGATGATGATGACGTTCGTGACGCTGGGGATCGTCACCCTCGTCTGGGTGCTCTGGGGCTACAGCCTTGCGTTCGGCAAGGACCACGGCCACGGATTGATCGGCGGCTTTCACGAGGTCGGCCTGAAGAACACCATGGACCAGGTCTATGGCACCGTGCCCACGCCGGTGTTCGCGATGTTCCAGCTGATGTTCGCGCTGGTGACCTGCGCGCTGGTGTCCGGGTCGATCGTGGACCGGGCCAAGTTCAGCACCTGGTGCGTGTTCACCGTCATCTGGACCACGGTGGTCTACGCGCCCATGGCGCACTGGGTGTTCTTCTCCGACGGCGGCAACGGCGGCTGGATCATCGACCGATTGCACGTCTACGACTTCGCGGGCGGCACCGCGGTCGAGATCAACTCCGGCGCCTCGGGGCTGGCCCTGGCGCTGATCCTCGGGCCGCGGCTGGGGTGGAAGAAGGACCCGATGCGCCCGCACAACCTGCCGTTGGTGATGCTCGGCGCCGGTCTGTTGTGGTTCGGCTGGTTCGGCTTCAACGCCGGATCGGCGTTGGGCGCCAACGCGCAGGCGGGCCTGGCGCTGGTCAACACGCAGATCGCCGGCGCGCTGGGCATCATGGGTTGGTTGGCGGTGGAACGGCTGCGCGACGGCACCTTCACCTCCTTCGGTGCCGCCTCCGGGGCCGTCGCCGGACTGGTGGCGATCACCCCGTCCTGCGGGTCGATCACCCCGGTCGGTGCGCTCGCGGTGGGCGCGATCGCCGGCGCGGTCTGCTCGTTCGCGGTCACCGTGAAGTACCGGGCCGGCTACGACGACTCCCTCGACGTTGCGGGGGTGCACATGATCGGCGGCATCGTGGGCCTGCTGATGATCGGCCTGGTGTGCAGCGCGCAGGCCACCGGCATCCTCACCCCGGACAAGGGCGACGGCGTGGACGGACTGCTCTACGGCGGCGGCCTGGAACAGCTCGGCCGACAGTCGGTGGCGGTCGTCGCGGCCCTGGCCTACTCGTTCACGGTGACCCTGCTGATCGGCTGGGCGCTGCACAAGATCATGGGCTTCCGGATCGAGCGCGACCACGAGATCTCCGGGGTGGACCTCGCCCTGCACGCGGAGACCGCGTACGAACTCACGCCCGCTGGTGCCTCCACCGGGCGGATGACCGTATCGTCGCTGGGCAGTGACGGCTGA
- a CDS encoding P-II family nitrogen regulator, translated as MKLITAVIKPFKLDDVRAALEALGVHGMTVTEASGFGRQRGHTEVYRGAEYVVDLVPKVRIEVVVDAADVDTAVTAMTEAARTGKIGDGKIWVTPVDTVVRVRTGERDVDAL; from the coding sequence ATGAAGCTCATCACTGCGGTGATCAAGCCGTTCAAGCTCGACGACGTGCGCGCGGCGCTGGAGGCGCTGGGCGTGCATGGCATGACCGTGACCGAGGCCAGCGGGTTCGGCCGGCAGCGCGGGCACACCGAGGTCTACCGCGGCGCGGAGTACGTGGTGGACCTGGTGCCCAAGGTGCGGATCGAGGTGGTGGTCGACGCGGCCGACGTGGACACCGCGGTGACCGCGATGACCGAGGCCGCCCGCACCGGCAAGATCGGCGACGGCAAGATCTGGGTGACGCCGGTGGACACCGTGGTCCGGGTGCGCACCGGCGAACGTGACGTCGACGCGCTCTGA
- a CDS encoding [protein-PII] uridylyltransferase, whose product MSYARARAALLERAEPYGPARRDALRHAADSWLRDLLRAASKGDDSGVALVAVGGYGRGELVAGSDLDVLLLHNKRRDIAQLADAIWYPVWDDGVKLDHSVRTVDQARAVAAEDMKAMLGLLDVRHVAGDSALTDALRSAMLADWRSAAPKRLPELEQMSRDRDIGDLAFLLEPDLKESRGGLRDLVALRAVAASWVADVPHERIAAAHGRLLDVRDALHTVTGRATDRLVLQEQDNVAAALGLLDADALMRSLAEVGRTVVYASDVTWRRVGQQLESRTKRFRLPGKGTKPGERVPLADGVVAGDGEAMLARDADPAKDPVLVLRAAAAAAQAGLPLSPTTVDRLAATARRLPEPWPDSARGELIRLLGAGRPAVGVWEALDLAGVITTLLPDWSRVSCRPQRNAVHRFTVDRHLVETAANAAAFTRRVSRPDLLLLGGLLHDIGKGYPGDHSIAGETIVRDLAPRLGFPADDVEVLACLVRHHLLLPDTATRRDLDDPATAATVAEAVGNVEVLELMAAMVEADALATGPAAWSPWRAELIGRLVERTRTVLQGRTPRSTSVLSDVQRALAAEGVLDVHIGASNELGTPVTVVSPDRVGLLHTVAGVFSVHRLVVRSAFTETIGTSAVTVWTVNPEFGSPPDAALLRGDILRVLDGRLDLTERLARREAAYRPKAGIVVPPPNVKVVPDASDAATVLEVRAHDRPGLLHRIGQALSDAQVDIRSAKVATWGAEAVDVFYLVDPVNGGPLSDARAEQVRAVVLEALV is encoded by the coding sequence ATGAGTTATGCGCGCGCGCGGGCGGCGTTGTTGGAGCGCGCCGAGCCCTACGGGCCGGCGCGCCGGGACGCGCTGCGCCATGCCGCAGACTCCTGGCTGCGGGATTTGTTGCGGGCGGCGAGCAAGGGCGACGATTCCGGCGTGGCGCTGGTCGCCGTCGGCGGCTACGGCCGCGGCGAGCTGGTGGCCGGTTCCGACCTGGACGTACTGCTGCTGCACAACAAGCGTCGCGACATCGCCCAGTTGGCCGATGCCATTTGGTACCCGGTCTGGGACGACGGGGTGAAGCTGGATCACTCGGTGCGCACCGTCGACCAGGCGCGCGCGGTGGCCGCCGAGGACATGAAGGCGATGCTCGGTCTGCTCGACGTGCGCCACGTGGCCGGGGATTCCGCGCTGACCGATGCACTGCGGTCGGCGATGTTGGCGGATTGGCGCTCGGCGGCGCCCAAACGGCTTCCGGAACTGGAGCAGATGTCCCGTGATCGGGACATCGGAGATTTGGCGTTCCTGTTGGAGCCGGATCTCAAGGAGAGCCGCGGCGGTCTACGCGATCTGGTCGCACTGCGGGCGGTGGCCGCGTCCTGGGTGGCCGATGTGCCACACGAGCGCATTGCCGCCGCACACGGTCGACTGCTCGACGTCCGCGATGCCCTGCACACGGTCACCGGGCGGGCCACCGACCGGCTGGTGTTGCAGGAGCAGGACAACGTGGCCGCCGCGCTGGGCCTGCTGGACGCCGATGCCTTGATGCGGTCGCTGGCCGAGGTGGGCCGCACCGTCGTCTACGCATCCGACGTCACCTGGCGTCGGGTCGGTCAGCAATTGGAATCGCGGACGAAGCGATTCCGGCTGCCCGGAAAGGGGACCAAGCCCGGTGAGCGGGTGCCGCTGGCCGACGGCGTAGTGGCCGGCGACGGTGAGGCGATGCTGGCCCGCGACGCAGACCCGGCCAAGGATCCGGTGCTGGTGCTGCGCGCCGCGGCGGCCGCGGCTCAGGCGGGTCTACCGCTGTCCCCGACCACAGTGGACCGCCTCGCCGCGACCGCGCGGCGGTTGCCGGAGCCGTGGCCGGACTCCGCCCGCGGCGAACTCATCCGGCTGCTCGGCGCCGGACGCCCGGCGGTGGGGGTGTGGGAGGCGCTGGACCTGGCCGGGGTGATCACCACGCTGCTGCCGGACTGGAGCCGGGTCAGTTGCCGACCGCAGCGCAACGCGGTGCACCGGTTTACCGTCGACCGGCATCTGGTGGAGACCGCGGCCAATGCCGCCGCCTTCACCCGCCGGGTGTCCCGGCCGGACCTGCTGCTGCTGGGCGGGCTGCTGCACGACATCGGCAAGGGCTATCCCGGCGACCACAGCATCGCCGGGGAGACCATCGTGCGCGATCTCGCACCCCGGCTGGGTTTCCCGGCCGACGACGTCGAGGTACTCGCCTGCCTGGTGCGTCACCACCTGCTGCTGCCGGATACCGCGACCCGCCGCGACCTGGACGACCCGGCGACCGCGGCCACCGTCGCCGAAGCGGTGGGCAACGTCGAGGTGCTGGAGCTGATGGCCGCCATGGTGGAGGCGGACGCGCTGGCCACCGGGCCCGCGGCGTGGAGCCCGTGGCGGGCCGAGCTGATCGGACGCCTGGTGGAACGCACCCGCACGGTGCTGCAGGGCCGGACGCCGCGCTCGACCTCGGTGCTGTCCGACGTGCAGCGCGCGTTGGCAGCCGAGGGCGTGCTGGACGTGCACATCGGGGCGAGCAACGAGTTGGGTACCCCGGTGACCGTGGTTTCCCCGGACCGGGTCGGCCTGCTGCACACCGTGGCCGGGGTGTTCAGCGTGCACCGACTGGTGGTGCGCTCCGCGTTCACCGAGACCATCGGCACGAGCGCGGTCACGGTGTGGACGGTCAACCCGGAGTTCGGCTCCCCACCGGATGCCGCGCTGCTGCGCGGCGACATCCTGCGGGTGCTGGACGGCCGGTTGGACCTCACCGAGCGGTTGGCCCGCCGCGAGGCGGCCTACCGACCCAAGGCGGGCATCGTGGTGCCGCCGCCGAACGTCAAGGTGGTGCCGGACGCCTCCGACGCGGCCACCGTGCTGGAGGTGCGCGCGCACGACCGACCCGGCCTGCTGCACCGCATCGGGCAGGCGTTGTCCGACGCGCAGGTGGATATTCGCTCGGCCAAGGTGGCCACCTGGGGTGCGGAGGCGGTGGACGTGTTCTACCTGGTCGATCCGGTCAACGGCGGCCCGCTGTCCGACGCGCGGGCCGAGCAGGTGCGCGCGGTCGTGCTGGAGGCGTTGGTCTGA
- the ffh gene encoding signal recognition particle protein, producing MFDTLSDRLSATFKNLRGKGKLSDADIDATAREIRVALLEADVALPVVKKFIEAVKERARGAEVSQALNPAQQVIKIVDEELVKILGGETRRLRFAKTSPTVIMLAGLQGSGKTTLAGKLAKWLAGQGHQPMLVAADLQRPNAVQQLQVVGERAGVVVYAPEPGSGVGDPIKVARDSIDEARRRQHDIVIVDTAGRLGVDTAMMKQAADIRDAVKPDEILFVVDAMIGQDAVTTAGAFLDGVGFDGVVLTKLDGDARGGAALSVASVTGRQIMFASNGEKLDDFDAFHPERMASRILGMGDMLTLIEQAEKHFEADQAEKMAQKLLRGGKGNEFTLEDFKQQMLQVRKMGSLQKIFGMLPGMGEFKDQLSSVEDSDLDRVVAIINGMTPAEREDPKILNASRRSRIAKGSGVGVGEINQLVERFFDARKMMQQMAGGLGGLPGMGGMPFGRGGGKKSRGKMAAKPVKAKGKGARSGNPAKRAAEQAAAESAAENGVAPAFDPANFELPPEFKDLMPPGSQ from the coding sequence GTGTTCGACACCCTGTCCGACCGTCTGTCCGCCACGTTCAAGAACCTGCGCGGCAAGGGCAAGCTCTCCGACGCGGACATCGACGCCACCGCGCGGGAAATCCGGGTCGCGCTGCTCGAGGCGGACGTCGCGCTGCCGGTGGTCAAGAAGTTCATCGAGGCAGTCAAGGAGCGGGCCCGCGGGGCCGAGGTCAGCCAGGCGCTGAACCCCGCCCAACAGGTCATCAAGATCGTCGACGAGGAACTGGTCAAGATCCTCGGCGGGGAGACCCGCCGGCTGCGCTTCGCGAAGACCTCACCGACGGTGATCATGCTCGCGGGTCTGCAGGGTTCGGGTAAGACGACGCTGGCGGGCAAGCTCGCCAAGTGGCTGGCCGGGCAGGGTCACCAGCCCATGCTGGTCGCCGCGGACCTGCAGCGGCCCAACGCGGTGCAACAACTGCAGGTGGTCGGTGAGCGCGCGGGGGTGGTGGTCTACGCCCCCGAACCCGGTAGTGGCGTCGGCGATCCGATCAAGGTCGCCCGCGACTCCATCGACGAGGCACGCCGCCGCCAGCACGACATCGTGATTGTGGACACCGCGGGCCGCCTCGGTGTGGACACGGCGATGATGAAGCAGGCCGCGGACATCCGCGACGCGGTGAAGCCCGACGAGATCCTGTTCGTGGTCGACGCCATGATCGGCCAGGATGCGGTGACCACCGCTGGGGCCTTCCTCGACGGCGTCGGGTTCGACGGCGTCGTGCTCACCAAGCTCGACGGTGACGCCCGCGGTGGTGCGGCGCTGTCCGTCGCCTCGGTGACCGGCCGTCAGATCATGTTCGCGTCCAACGGCGAGAAGTTGGACGACTTCGACGCCTTCCACCCCGAGCGGATGGCCTCGCGCATCCTCGGCATGGGCGACATGCTCACGCTGATCGAGCAGGCGGAGAAGCACTTCGAGGCCGACCAGGCCGAGAAGATGGCGCAGAAGCTGCTCAGGGGCGGCAAGGGCAACGAGTTCACCCTGGAGGACTTCAAGCAGCAGATGCTGCAGGTACGCAAGATGGGCTCGCTGCAGAAGATCTTCGGCATGTTGCCCGGCATGGGGGAGTTCAAGGACCAGCTCAGCTCGGTCGAGGACTCCGACCTGGACCGCGTGGTCGCCATCATCAACGGGATGACCCCCGCCGAGCGGGAGGACCCGAAGATCCTCAATGCCTCCCGGCGCTCCCGCATCGCCAAGGGATCCGGGGTCGGCGTCGGGGAGATCAACCAGCTGGTGGAGCGGTTCTTCGATGCCCGCAAGATGATGCAGCAGATGGCCGGGGGCCTGGGTGGGCTGCCGGGCATGGGTGGGATGCCGTTCGGGCGCGGCGGCGGCAAGAAGTCGCGCGGCAAGATGGCCGCCAAGCCGGTCAAGGCCAAGGGCAAGGGCGCGCGCAGCGGCAACCCGGCCAAGCGGGCGGCGGAGCAGGCCGCGGCCGAGTCCGCCGCGGAGAACGGGGTGGCGCCCGCGTTCGATCCGGCGAACTTCGAGCTGCCCCCGGAGTTCAAGGACCTGATGCCGCCCGGATCGCAGTGA
- a CDS encoding amidohydrolase family protein, whose protein sequence is MSSDEVLHVRGVRLPDEQSVDLWIRDGRVSYEPCADARTVGEGWILPGLVDLHCHVGLDAHGPTSLEVTERQALDERAAGVLLLRDAGSPVDTRWMDERADLPKVVRAGQHIARPKRYSRDIGAEVEPAELVEEVRTQAARSDGWVKFVGDWIDREAGDLTALWPVQNLTAAVAAAHRAGARVTTHAFGRQALVDALDAGFDCIEHGTGLDDELIARMAAAGTALVPTLVNVTENFPGIADGGEAKFPAYAAHMRRLWSGVEDRIAAAFQAGVPIYVGSDAGGMVAHGRLVDEIVALVRAGLPSEYALGGACWRARKFLGRPGLAEGDPADFLVLAADPRQDLDTLRAPVRIVLRGSVVA, encoded by the coding sequence GTGAGCAGCGACGAGGTCTTACACGTCCGCGGCGTGCGTTTGCCCGACGAGCAATCGGTCGATCTGTGGATCCGCGATGGTCGGGTCAGCTACGAGCCCTGCGCCGATGCCCGCACGGTGGGCGAGGGCTGGATCCTGCCCGGCCTGGTCGATCTGCACTGCCACGTCGGACTGGATGCGCACGGCCCCACCTCGCTGGAGGTGACGGAACGTCAGGCGCTCGACGAGCGCGCCGCCGGGGTGCTGCTGCTGCGCGACGCCGGCTCGCCGGTGGACACCCGCTGGATGGACGAGCGGGCGGACCTGCCCAAGGTGGTCCGCGCCGGTCAGCACATCGCCCGTCCCAAGCGCTATTCCCGCGACATCGGCGCCGAGGTGGAGCCGGCGGAGTTGGTCGAGGAGGTGCGCACCCAGGCCGCGCGCAGTGACGGCTGGGTGAAGTTCGTCGGCGACTGGATCGACCGCGAGGCGGGGGACCTGACCGCGCTCTGGCCGGTGCAGAACCTGACCGCGGCGGTGGCCGCCGCGCACCGCGCGGGGGCGCGGGTGACCACCCATGCGTTCGGTCGGCAGGCGCTGGTCGACGCGCTGGACGCCGGCTTCGACTGCATCGAGCACGGCACCGGCCTGGATGATGAGCTCATCGCCCGGATGGCCGCGGCGGGCACCGCGCTGGTCCCGACGTTGGTCAACGTCACGGAGAACTTCCCCGGCATCGCGGACGGCGGCGAGGCGAAGTTTCCGGCCTACGCCGCGCACATGCGACGGCTCTGGTCGGGCGTGGAGGACCGGATCGCCGCGGCGTTCCAGGCCGGGGTGCCGATCTACGTCGGCTCGGATGCCGGTGGGATGGTCGCGCACGGCCGCTTGGTGGACGAGATCGTCGCGCTGGTCCGCGCCGGACTGCCGAGCGAGTACGCGCTGGGTGGTGCCTGTTGGCGAGCCCGGAAGTTCCTGGGTCGACCGGGCTTGGCAGAGGGCGACCCAGCCGATTTCCTGGTGCTCGCCGCGGATCCCCGACAAGACCTGGACACCCTGCGTGCGCCGGTGCGCATCGTGCTGCGCGGTTCCGTGGTGGCATAA
- the rpsP gene encoding 30S ribosomal protein S16, with protein MAVKIKLKRMGKIRAPFYRVVVADSRTKRDGRAIEEIGKYHPTHDPSVIDIDSERAQHWLKVGAQPTEAVMALLKVTGDWQKFKGLPGAEGTLKVAEPRVRQGGVPFVATGLDAPAARAAAKPKQEEKPAEAAPAETVPAEAAAVADAVAETVAPVEESAPAEPAATETES; from the coding sequence GTGGCCGTCAAGATCAAGCTGAAGCGGATGGGCAAGATCCGCGCTCCGTTCTACCGCGTTGTCGTCGCCGACTCCCGCACCAAGCGGGACGGGCGGGCGATCGAGGAGATCGGTAAGTACCACCCGACCCACGACCCGTCGGTGATCGACATCGACTCCGAGCGCGCCCAGCACTGGCTCAAGGTCGGCGCCCAGCCCACCGAGGCCGTGATGGCGCTGCTCAAGGTCACCGGGGACTGGCAGAAGTTCAAGGGGCTGCCGGGCGCCGAGGGCACGCTGAAGGTGGCCGAGCCGAGGGTGCGCCAGGGTGGGGTCCCGTTCGTGGCGACCGGCCTGGACGCCCCCGCCGCTCGGGCCGCGGCGAAGCCGAAGCAGGAGGAGAAGCCCGCCGAGGCGGCACCCGCCGAGACGGTGCCCGCCGAGGCGGCCGCGGTCGCCGACGCGGTCGCGGAGACCGTGGCGCCCGTCGAGGAATCGGCACCGGCCGAGCCGGCCGCGACCGAGACCGAGAGCTGA
- a CDS encoding RNA-binding protein, with protein MLEEALEHLVRGIVEHPDEVRVRERNQRNGKVLEVRVHPDDLGKVIGRAGRTATALRTVVSALGGRSVRVDLVDQHGR; from the coding sequence ATGTTGGAGGAAGCCCTCGAGCACCTGGTGCGCGGAATCGTCGAGCACCCGGATGAGGTCCGGGTGCGCGAACGCAACCAGCGCAACGGCAAGGTGCTCGAGGTCCGCGTCCACCCCGACGACCTCGGCAAGGTGATCGGCCGCGCGGGCCGCACCGCCACCGCGCTACGCACCGTGGTCAGCGCCCTGGGCGGCCGCAGCGTCAGAGTCGACCTGGTCGATCAGCACGGTCGCTGA
- the rimM gene encoding ribosome maturation factor RimM (Essential for efficient processing of 16S rRNA) — protein MELVVGRIGRPHGVRGEVSIEVRTDSPELRFVPGAVLRTDPAGVGPVTVEYTHWHSGRLLLALAGVEDRNRAEELRNVLLLIDVAENERPEDDEEYYDHQLVGLAAHTVAGEPIGTVTEVLHLPSQDLLVVGRDDGREVLVPFVSAIVPELDLAAGVLRIDAPPGLLDDAPEE, from the coding sequence GTGGAGCTCGTGGTCGGGCGCATCGGGCGTCCGCACGGCGTGCGCGGCGAGGTCAGCATCGAGGTGCGCACCGACTCCCCGGAGCTGCGGTTCGTGCCGGGCGCGGTGTTGCGCACCGATCCGGCCGGCGTGGGTCCGGTGACGGTCGAATACACGCACTGGCACAGCGGTCGGCTGCTGCTCGCCCTGGCGGGAGTCGAGGACCGCAACCGCGCCGAGGAACTGCGCAACGTGCTGCTGCTCATCGATGTCGCCGAAAACGAACGTCCCGAGGACGACGAGGAGTACTACGACCACCAGTTGGTTGGGTTGGCGGCGCACACCGTGGCCGGCGAACCGATCGGCACGGTCACCGAGGTGCTGCACCTGCCGTCCCAGGACCTGCTGGTGGTCGGCCGGGACGACGGCCGCGAGGTGCTGGTGCCGTTCGTGTCCGCGATCGTGCCGGAGCTCGACCTGGCCGCCGGGGTGCTGCGCATCGACGCCCCGCCCGGTTTGCTCGACGACGCACCGGAGGAGTAG
- the trmD gene encoding tRNA (guanosine(37)-N1)-methyltransferase TrmD yields the protein MRVDVVTIFPDYLAPLELSLVGKARRAGLIDVRVHDLREWTSDVHRTVDDTPYGGGAGMVMRPEPWGQALDSLLAESPPDGVTLIVPTPAGCPFTQATAENWAARPWLVFACGRYEGIDARVAAQAAKRPAINAVEEVSLGDYVLAGGEVAALVMVEAVARLLPGVLGNPGSLDEESHAAGLLEYPVWTKPQEWRGWEVPEVLRSGDHAAIARWRRNAALRRTATSRPDLLARLSVADCDAADLVTLGELGWTPGPNGRFHPDRSAVAD from the coding sequence GTGCGCGTCGACGTCGTCACGATCTTCCCGGACTACCTGGCGCCGCTGGAACTGTCGCTGGTCGGCAAGGCCCGCCGCGCCGGGCTGATCGACGTGCGCGTGCACGACCTGCGGGAGTGGACCTCGGACGTGCACCGCACCGTCGACGACACCCCGTACGGCGGCGGCGCGGGCATGGTCATGCGCCCGGAGCCGTGGGGGCAGGCGCTGGACAGCCTGCTCGCCGAAAGCCCGCCGGACGGGGTGACGCTGATCGTGCCGACCCCGGCCGGTTGCCCGTTCACCCAGGCCACCGCCGAGAACTGGGCCGCCCGGCCCTGGCTGGTGTTCGCCTGCGGGCGCTACGAGGGCATTGACGCCCGGGTAGCTGCTCAGGCCGCCAAGCGACCGGCGATCAACGCCGTCGAGGAGGTGTCCCTCGGCGACTACGTGCTGGCCGGCGGCGAGGTGGCCGCCCTGGTGATGGTGGAAGCGGTCGCCCGACTGCTGCCCGGCGTGCTCGGCAATCCCGGCTCACTGGACGAGGAATCGCACGCGGCCGGTCTGTTGGAGTACCCGGTGTGGACCAAGCCGCAGGAGTGGCGCGGGTGGGAAGTGCCCGAGGTGCTGCGCTCCGGCGATCATGCGGCGATCGCCCGCTGGCGCCGGAACGCGGCGCTGCGGCGCACCGCCACCAGCCGCCCGGATCTGCTGGCCAGGCTGTCCGTCGCCGACTGTGACGCCGCCGACTTGGTCACGCTGGGTGAGCTGGGATGGACGCCGGGCCCCAACGGCCGGTTTCACCCCGACCGGTCGGCTGTGGCAGACTGA
- the rplS gene encoding 50S ribosomal protein L19, giving the protein MHTLDDVDAAYLRSDIPAFRPGDTLKVHVRVVEGNRSRIQVFQGVVIRRQGSGLRETFTVRKVSFGVGVERSFPVNTPSIDRIELLTRGDVRRAKLYYLRDLRGKAAKIKEKRDAAPAR; this is encoded by the coding sequence ATGCACACCCTCGACGATGTCGATGCCGCATATCTGCGTTCCGACATCCCGGCGTTTCGCCCCGGCGACACGCTGAAGGTTCACGTCCGGGTCGTGGAGGGCAACCGGTCCCGTATTCAGGTCTTCCAGGGTGTGGTGATCCGCCGCCAGGGCAGTGGGCTGCGCGAGACCTTCACCGTCCGCAAGGTCAGCTTCGGGGTCGGCGTGGAGCGCTCCTTCCCGGTGAACACCCCGTCGATCGACCGGATCGAGCTGCTCACCCGCGGCGACGTGCGCCGCGCGAAGCTCTACTACCTGCGTGACCTGCGCGGCAAAGCCGCCAAGATCAAGGAGAAGCGGGACGCGGCGCCGGCCCGCTGA